From Providencia sp. R33, a single genomic window includes:
- the dtd gene encoding D-aminoacyl-tRNA deacylase, producing the protein MIALIQRVTHASVVVDEKTVGQIDSGLLVLLGVEKDDDEQKAKRLCEKVLGYRIFSDEQGKMNLNVQQAGGSLLVVSQFTLAADTKKGMRPSFSGGAEPEKADKLYQYFVEQSRQQGITTQTGQFAADMQVSLTNDGPVTFWLQV; encoded by the coding sequence ATGATTGCATTAATCCAGAGAGTCACTCATGCGAGTGTTGTTGTTGATGAAAAAACAGTTGGGCAAATAGACTCCGGTTTATTGGTTCTGCTTGGCGTCGAAAAAGACGATGACGAGCAAAAAGCTAAACGCTTATGTGAAAAGGTACTGGGCTACCGTATTTTCAGTGATGAACAAGGGAAGATGAACCTGAATGTTCAGCAAGCGGGAGGCAGTTTACTGGTAGTCTCTCAATTCACGTTAGCGGCAGATACCAAAAAAGGCATGAGACCCAGTTTTTCTGGGGGAGCAGAGCCTGAAAAAGCCGACAAGTTATATCAATATTTTGTGGAACAAAGTCGTCAACAGGGTATCACGACCCAAACAGGGCAATTTGCTGCTGATATGCAAGTAAGCTTAACCAATGATGGCCCTGTGACCTTCTGGCTGCAAGTGTGA
- the trmH gene encoding tRNA (guanosine(18)-2'-O)-methyltransferase TrmH, whose product MNERRYRRICQMMAMRQPDLTICLEEIHKPHNVSAIVRSADAVGIHQIHAICWPDQHVKLSVSSAAGSNSWVKVTSHQSTEEAISQIKSQNMQVLATNLSEHAVDFREIDYTRPTCIMMGQEKKGISQKALALADKHIIIPMAGMVQSLNVSVASALILYEAQRQRQLAGMYDREHSVLSEQEQQEWLFEGGYPVLAEVAKRKGLPRPHINEQGQIEATDDWWVQMQLTEKMKRQQFG is encoded by the coding sequence ATGAATGAACGCCGCTACCGCCGCATTTGCCAAATGATGGCGATGCGGCAGCCAGACCTCACGATTTGCCTTGAAGAAATCCATAAACCTCATAATGTTTCTGCGATAGTCCGCAGTGCTGATGCTGTGGGTATTCACCAAATCCATGCTATTTGTTGGCCTGATCAACACGTCAAATTATCTGTCTCTTCCGCTGCTGGCAGTAACAGCTGGGTAAAAGTTACCTCTCACCAGTCAACTGAAGAGGCTATTTCACAAATAAAATCACAAAATATGCAGGTATTAGCAACAAACTTGTCCGAACATGCCGTTGATTTTCGTGAAATTGATTACACCCGCCCAACGTGTATTATGATGGGGCAAGAAAAAAAAGGAATTTCACAAAAAGCACTCGCACTGGCAGATAAGCACATCATCATTCCTATGGCAGGCATGGTTCAATCATTGAATGTTTCCGTCGCCTCCGCCTTAATACTCTATGAAGCGCAAAGACAGCGGCAATTAGCAGGAATGTACGATCGTGAACATAGCGTTTTATCTGAACAAGAACAACAAGAGTGGCTGTTTGAAGGGGGTTACCCCGTGCTTGCCGAAGTGGCTAAACGCAAAGGTTTACCACGCCCGCATATCAATGAACAAGGGCAAATTGAAGCCACTGATGATTGGTGGGTACAAATGCAGCTAACTGAAAAAATGAAAAGACAACAATTTGGTTAA
- the yihX gene encoding glucose-1-phosphatase, which yields MLYIFDMGNVIIDIDFNRVFDKWSELSGTPSEEIKSRFTFGNIFQLHECGKISDIEFAELLCEEMGITLSFEDFAEGWHAIFISLRPEVIDIMERLREQGHRVVVLSNTNRLHLDYWPEHYPEIAASSDFLYLSQDLGMRKPDPEIFKYVLQSEEFEAADAVFFDDVEENVKAAQALGIHGVHVVDKDTVPEYFRTYDFSAEVE from the coding sequence ATGCTGTATATCTTCGATATGGGTAATGTGATTATTGATATCGACTTTAATCGTGTGTTTGATAAATGGTCTGAACTGAGCGGCACGCCAAGTGAAGAAATCAAATCGCGGTTTACTTTTGGCAATATCTTTCAATTACATGAGTGTGGAAAAATTTCAGATATAGAGTTTGCAGAGCTACTTTGTGAAGAAATGGGGATCACGCTGAGCTTTGAAGACTTTGCTGAAGGCTGGCACGCTATTTTCATTTCGTTAAGACCAGAAGTGATTGATATTATGGAACGCCTGCGTGAGCAAGGCCACCGTGTTGTCGTCTTATCGAATACCAATCGTCTACATTTAGACTACTGGCCAGAACACTACCCAGAAATTGCAGCGTCCTCCGATTTTCTTTATTTATCCCAAGATTTAGGCATGCGTAAGCCCGACCCTGAAATCTTCAAATACGTTCTGCAATCTGAAGAGTTTGAAGCGGCAGATGCAGTTTTCTTCGATGATGTAGAGGAAAATGTCAAGGCAGCACAAGCCCTTGGTATCCATGGCGTTCATGTCGTGGATAAAGACACTGTTCCTGAATATTTCCGTACTTACGATTTTAGTGCTGAAGTTGAATAA
- the fabY gene encoding fatty acid biosynthesis protein FabY: MYHLRTPKDEIEFATYYHFRWEMLRKPFNQPLGSEKDGYDLTAHHQMVVDDKNRILAIGRLYINADNEGAIRFLAVNPVMQGKGLGKLIIMALESVARQEGVKRIVSSVREEAVPFFNKMGFENRGQVAGQLKTPVRHYLMIKPIETLDQILHRPDWCGELQQAWYKYIPLSEKMGARIEQYTGTRFITTMPEAGNQNPHETIFAGSQFSLATLTGWGLIWLLMQEHQLGGDIVLVDANIRYGKPVSGRPTAIADLANMSGDLDRLARGSKARVKLKVEVSNPDNQIGAVFSGVYMVLPVEKTK; encoded by the coding sequence ATGTACCATTTACGTACACCGAAAGATGAAATTGAATTTGCGACTTACTACCACTTTCGTTGGGAAATGTTGCGAAAACCCTTCAACCAACCCCTCGGTTCTGAAAAAGATGGCTATGATTTAACCGCTCATCACCAAATGGTGGTGGATGATAAAAATCGCATTTTGGCGATTGGCCGTTTATATATTAATGCCGATAACGAAGGCGCAATTCGTTTCCTCGCCGTGAACCCTGTTATGCAAGGTAAAGGCTTGGGTAAGTTGATTATTATGGCGCTGGAGTCGGTTGCACGGCAAGAAGGCGTAAAACGTATTGTTTCCAGCGTACGCGAAGAAGCCGTTCCTTTCTTTAATAAAATGGGGTTTGAAAATAGAGGGCAAGTTGCAGGGCAGCTTAAAACACCTGTTCGCCACTATTTGATGATCAAGCCGATTGAAACCCTAGACCAAATTCTACATCGCCCTGATTGGTGTGGTGAGTTACAGCAAGCGTGGTATAAATACATTCCGTTAAGCGAAAAAATGGGTGCTCGCATCGAGCAATATACAGGAACCCGTTTTATTACGACGATGCCAGAAGCAGGTAACCAAAACCCTCATGAAACCATTTTTGCAGGTAGCCAATTTTCACTCGCTACATTAACTGGCTGGGGGCTGATTTGGCTGTTAATGCAAGAGCACCAACTCGGTGGCGACATTGTGTTAGTGGATGCCAACATCCGCTATGGTAAGCCCGTGAGTGGTAGGCCAACGGCCATTGCAGATTTAGCGAATATGAGTGGTGACCTCGACCGCTTAGCGCGGGGCAGTAAAGCACGCGTAAAACTAAAAGTGGAAGTGAGCAACCCAGACAACCAAATTGGTGCAGTATTCAGCGGGGTGTATATGGTGTTGCCTGTCGAGAAAACAAAGTAG
- the recG gene encoding ATP-dependent DNA helicase RecG, giving the protein MNNGLLDTISLTSLHGIGASQSEKMRKIGLNTVQDLLLHFPLRYEDHTRLYQIKDLLPGTTATIIGEVLQTKVVFGRKRMMTCLITDGTGNLTLRFFNFSAAMKNNLAEGRQVTAYGEIRRGNTGPEIIHPEYKVSQETGNIPLQENLTPVYPTTEGVRQATLRKVMDQALVMLDNGKIQELLPEELSRGMISLPDAIRLLHNPPPNVALSELEKGHHPAQKRLILEELLAHHLSMLAIRAGNERLYAQRLTSSGKLKAQLLAQLPFSPTNAQNRVVGEIEADLAKDAPMMRLIQGDVGSGKTLVAALAAVCAIENGKQVALMAPTEILAEQHANTFKQWFEPLGIKVGWLAGKQKGKAREQQQEAIANGEVSMVIGTHAIFQEQVKFNALGLVIIDEQHRFGVHQRLALREKGEQQGFHPHQLIMTATPIPRTLAMTAYADLDTSVIDELPPGRTPVTTVAIPDTRRNDIIERVRQACIDEGRQAYWVCTLIEDSELLEAQAAQVTSEELALALPELKVGLVHGRMKPTEKQSIMAAFKNNEIQLLVATTVIEVGVDVPNASLMIIDNPERLGLAQLHQLRGRVGRGAVASHCVLLYKTPLTHTAKQRLQVLRDSNDGFVIAQKDLEIRGPGELLGTRQTGNAEFKVADLLRDQYMLPEVQRIARHIQQQYPKNAQQIIERWLPEREQYGHA; this is encoded by the coding sequence ATGAATAATGGGTTACTTGATACCATTTCACTGACCTCTCTGCATGGAATAGGTGCCAGCCAGTCAGAAAAAATGCGTAAAATCGGTTTGAACACCGTTCAAGACCTACTTCTTCATTTCCCCCTTCGCTACGAAGACCATACCCGTTTGTACCAAATCAAAGACCTTTTACCCGGAACTACCGCCACTATTATTGGTGAAGTGCTCCAAACAAAAGTGGTTTTTGGCCGAAAGCGTATGATGACCTGCCTCATAACTGATGGCACAGGTAACTTAACACTACGTTTTTTTAATTTCTCTGCGGCGATGAAAAATAACTTAGCAGAAGGCCGGCAAGTTACCGCCTATGGTGAAATTCGCAGAGGTAATACAGGCCCTGAAATTATTCACCCTGAATATAAAGTATCCCAAGAGACAGGCAACATTCCGTTGCAAGAAAACCTTACGCCAGTTTATCCTACGACTGAAGGCGTTCGCCAAGCCACATTACGCAAAGTGATGGACCAAGCTCTGGTCATGCTTGATAACGGAAAGATTCAAGAGCTACTTCCTGAAGAACTTAGCCGTGGCATGATAAGCCTGCCTGATGCAATACGACTCCTTCATAATCCACCACCGAATGTGGCACTCAGTGAGCTAGAAAAAGGCCATCACCCTGCACAAAAGCGTTTAATACTTGAAGAATTATTAGCTCACCACTTAAGTATGTTAGCGATCCGAGCAGGCAACGAACGTTTGTATGCACAGCGGCTAACCTCTAGCGGAAAACTAAAGGCACAGTTGCTCGCACAATTGCCTTTCTCGCCGACCAATGCGCAAAACCGTGTGGTGGGGGAAATTGAAGCTGATCTTGCAAAAGATGCACCAATGATGCGTTTAATTCAAGGAGATGTGGGCTCGGGAAAAACCCTTGTCGCCGCATTAGCCGCTGTCTGCGCTATTGAAAATGGTAAGCAAGTCGCCTTAATGGCACCCACTGAAATTCTAGCGGAGCAACATGCTAATACCTTCAAACAATGGTTCGAGCCATTGGGTATCAAAGTCGGTTGGCTTGCGGGCAAACAAAAAGGCAAAGCACGGGAACAGCAGCAAGAAGCTATCGCAAACGGTGAGGTTTCGATGGTGATTGGTACTCATGCCATTTTTCAGGAGCAAGTAAAGTTTAATGCTTTGGGTTTAGTGATCATTGATGAACAACACCGTTTTGGCGTTCACCAGCGCCTCGCTCTGCGTGAAAAAGGTGAACAACAAGGGTTTCACCCTCATCAACTCATTATGACCGCTACGCCAATTCCACGCACACTAGCGATGACAGCCTATGCTGACTTAGATACTTCGGTGATTGATGAGCTCCCACCGGGACGAACGCCCGTAACGACCGTCGCCATCCCTGATACACGACGTAACGATATAATTGAACGTGTACGCCAAGCCTGTATTGATGAAGGCCGCCAAGCCTATTGGGTATGTACGCTCATCGAAGATTCCGAATTATTAGAAGCCCAAGCCGCTCAGGTAACCAGTGAAGAGTTGGCACTTGCGCTCCCTGAACTTAAAGTGGGTTTAGTCCACGGGCGAATGAAGCCTACGGAAAAACAAAGTATTATGGCGGCATTCAAAAATAATGAAATCCAGTTATTAGTCGCAACCACCGTGATTGAAGTCGGGGTTGACGTCCCAAATGCCAGTTTAATGATCATTGATAACCCCGAACGTTTAGGTCTTGCTCAACTTCACCAGTTAAGAGGCCGCGTAGGCCGTGGTGCAGTTGCTTCTCACTGTGTTCTTTTGTACAAAACGCCCCTAACACATACAGCAAAACAGCGCCTACAGGTTTTACGTGATAGTAACGATGGTTTCGTCATCGCCCAGAAAGACTTAGAAATTCGTGGGCCGGGTGAATTATTAGGGACAAGGCAAACAGGTAATGCTGAATTTAAAGTGGCAGACTTACTTCGTGATCAGTATATGTTGCCAGAAGTGCAACGTATTGCCCGCCATATTCAACAGCAATACCCTAAAAATGCACAACAAATTATTGAACGCTGGCTACCTGAACGTGAACAATATGGGCATGCTTAA
- the gltS gene encoding sodium/glutamate symporter, with product MYHLDVYGTLVAATLVLLLGRKLVKTVPFLEKYTIPEPVAGGLLVAFSLLLLKQMFDWSLSFDLSLQEPMMLAFFATIGLNANLASLKAGGKALFIFIFVVVGLLLVQNTVGIALAKLLGLDPLMGLLAGSITLSGGHGTGAAWGKIFSESYGFKSATEVAMACATFGLVLGGLIGGPVARFLTRNIPTPGTLEDDKDVPTAFEKPQSGRMISSMVLIETIALIAICLLVGSYLSGLLAETVFALPKFVCVLFVGVILSNGLSILGFYRVFDRAVSVLGNVSLSLFLAMALMSLKLWELASLAIPMIVILAVQACVMAGYAIFVTFRVMGKNYDAAILAAGHCGFGLGATPTAIANMQAVTDRLGPSHLAFLVVPMVGAFFIDIVNAIVIKLYLMLPVFPTIAG from the coding sequence ATGTATCATCTCGATGTCTACGGGACTTTGGTAGCAGCAACACTAGTACTACTGCTTGGGCGGAAACTCGTTAAAACCGTTCCTTTTTTAGAAAAATATACAATTCCAGAGCCTGTTGCAGGCGGATTGTTAGTTGCTTTTAGTCTACTTTTGCTGAAGCAAATGTTTGACTGGAGCTTATCTTTCGACTTATCACTGCAAGAACCGATGATGTTAGCTTTCTTTGCCACCATTGGTTTAAATGCCAACCTAGCGAGTTTGAAAGCAGGTGGTAAAGCCCTGTTTATCTTTATTTTTGTGGTTGTCGGCTTATTGCTTGTTCAAAATACAGTGGGGATCGCCCTCGCTAAATTGCTGGGACTAGACCCATTAATGGGGTTACTTGCTGGTTCAATCACACTCTCTGGCGGCCATGGTACTGGTGCGGCATGGGGGAAAATCTTCTCTGAGAGCTATGGCTTTAAAAGTGCAACTGAAGTCGCAATGGCATGTGCAACATTTGGGTTAGTCTTAGGTGGATTGATTGGCGGCCCTGTTGCACGTTTCCTAACGCGAAATATTCCAACGCCGGGTACCTTAGAAGACGATAAAGACGTGCCAACAGCGTTTGAAAAGCCACAATCAGGCCGTATGATAAGCTCAATGGTACTGATTGAAACTATCGCTTTAATCGCTATTTGTTTACTGGTCGGTAGCTACCTTTCGGGTTTATTAGCGGAAACGGTTTTTGCTTTACCGAAATTTGTGTGTGTTCTTTTTGTGGGTGTGATCCTCAGTAATGGTTTATCTATACTGGGTTTTTATCGGGTATTTGACCGAGCAGTTTCCGTATTAGGTAACGTTAGCTTATCGTTATTTTTAGCCATGGCATTAATGAGCTTAAAATTATGGGAATTAGCATCATTAGCAATTCCAATGATTGTCATTCTTGCGGTACAAGCGTGCGTAATGGCAGGATATGCGATTTTTGTCACTTTCCGAGTCATGGGTAAAAACTACGATGCTGCTATTTTAGCGGCAGGTCACTGTGGTTTTGGTCTTGGCGCGACGCCAACGGCGATTGCAAACATGCAAGCAGTGACAGATAGATTAGGGCCATCTCACTTAGCATTCTTAGTTGTACCAATGGTTGGTGCATTCTTTATTGATATTGTGAATGCTATTGTCATTAAATTGTATTTAATGTTGCCCGTTTTCCCGACAATAGCGGGATAA
- a CDS encoding uracil-xanthine permease family protein, translating to MNTATSEKQNTESTINTQSELIYKLEDRPPLPQALFAAGQHLLAMFVAVITPAMLICQALGLPAHDTQRIISMSLFASGVASLIQIRAWGPIGSGLLSIQGTSFNFVAPLIMGGVALKQGGADIPSMMAALFGTLLVAALTEVILSRFLHLARRVITPLVSGVVVMIIGLSLIQVGLTSIGGGYSAISDNTFGSPDYLILAGIVLAVIILLNRQKNPYLRVASLVIAMAVGYLAAWWMDMLPNAQPTEPNQSFITVPEPFYYGLSFDWNLLVPLILIFMVTSLETIGDITATSDVSEQPVRGPLYMKRIKGGVLANGLNSMVSAVFNTFPNSCFGQNNGVIQLTGVASRYVGYIVALMLVLLGLFPAVAGFVQQIPEPILGGATIVMFGTIAASGVRIVSREPLNRRAIMIIALSLAVGMGVSQQPLILQFAPDWLKTLFSSGIAAGGLTAIVLNLVFPLEK from the coding sequence ATGAATACAGCAACGTCTGAAAAACAAAATACAGAATCAACCATAAATACCCAGAGCGAGCTCATCTATAAATTAGAAGATAGGCCACCGCTTCCCCAAGCGCTCTTCGCCGCTGGGCAGCACCTTCTCGCGATGTTTGTTGCTGTTATCACTCCTGCCATGCTGATCTGCCAAGCCCTTGGCTTGCCTGCACACGATACCCAACGCATTATTAGCATGTCTTTATTTGCCTCTGGCGTTGCTTCGTTAATTCAAATTAGAGCATGGGGGCCGATTGGTTCAGGGCTGTTATCTATTCAAGGAACCAGTTTTAACTTTGTTGCACCTTTAATTATGGGAGGTGTTGCACTCAAGCAAGGTGGAGCGGATATCCCTTCCATGATGGCAGCACTATTTGGTACGTTATTAGTCGCTGCACTCACTGAAGTCATTTTATCTCGCTTCTTGCATTTAGCACGTCGCGTCATTACCCCACTAGTGTCAGGTGTGGTCGTGATGATTATTGGGTTATCATTGATCCAAGTTGGGCTAACCTCCATTGGCGGTGGCTATAGCGCAATTAGTGATAACACCTTTGGTTCCCCCGACTACTTGATTTTGGCGGGTATCGTTCTTGCGGTCATTATTTTACTCAATCGCCAAAAAAACCCATATTTGCGCGTAGCCTCTTTGGTGATTGCAATGGCGGTAGGCTACCTTGCTGCGTGGTGGATGGATATGTTGCCAAATGCGCAACCGACTGAACCAAACCAATCCTTTATTACCGTTCCTGAGCCTTTTTATTACGGGCTGTCATTTGATTGGAACTTGTTAGTCCCACTGATTTTAATCTTTATGGTGACCTCTTTGGAAACCATTGGTGATATCACCGCAACCTCTGATGTTTCTGAACAACCTGTTCGCGGGCCACTTTATATGAAACGCATTAAGGGCGGTGTATTAGCAAATGGCTTAAACTCAATGGTTTCTGCCGTATTTAATACTTTCCCTAATTCCTGTTTTGGTCAGAACAACGGAGTTATTCAGTTAACGGGTGTGGCTAGCCGCTATGTGGGTTATATCGTCGCATTAATGCTTGTTTTGCTGGGCCTGTTCCCTGCTGTTGCGGGTTTTGTACAGCAAATTCCTGAACCCATTCTTGGCGGTGCAACCATTGTGATGTTTGGTACCATTGCGGCATCTGGCGTGCGTATTGTTTCTCGTGAACCACTTAACCGCCGAGCCATTATGATTATCGCACTGTCCCTTGCCGTTGGCATGGGCGTTTCACAGCAGCCACTAATTCTTCAGTTTGCTCCTGACTGGCTGAAAACCTTGTTTTCTTCTGGTATTGCTGCAGGTGGATTAACAGCAATTGTGCTGAATTTAGTTTTCCCACTCGAAAAATAA
- a CDS encoding AsmA family protein: protein MKWLIKFVTYALLLLLLLFIAAYVGLQTRWGASYSSQFLSKFTDYDIHVGIMGHEFSNPGEFIFQDVKLASQNKDLSLDARQIVVDVNWRNIFSGTAIHRFVITQGELSATISPESTPLPISASILQFENSQLTLNQGDETISATGFTGGITPWKPTVNHPFGYGDFRFTANQLKINELPFKNVALTGKLQEQVTEISKASAYLNNGYIAGEGKVFTDGAITIDSLAMNKVGWENNVDFDTLFDAINSDRTIQIKNLELTNVDIQGKDWALSGLSTQIDQLSLVRGSWTSPKSKISFNVDQLVMKDQQLSTLIGDLNIDGDKLNINKLSGYYNKGVFNLSGAWQRNDQLLTINEGKLGGILYTLPETWLTFFAEPAPSWLSGLSIKKFTVSQSLLMNIQPEFPFEFTALSANIEDVDLIKQKQWGIWNGKATFNADSGTINQVLVRRPFLEVRQSGKSSAAASLTVSTDRGISKIGVLVKQEPKKVPFLLRASGTNIDLIDLNQWGWSGFPAQVIGDFDATLQGDFLAPSVAKSLNGELMAMPLQGKRLYRTVVKGVVTSSVETQEDVPNMETTPVPQDATPQVPALMAQ, encoded by the coding sequence GTGAAATGGTTAATTAAATTTGTTACCTATGCATTATTGCTACTGCTGCTCTTGTTTATCGCCGCTTACGTAGGGTTACAAACGCGCTGGGGCGCTTCTTATTCGAGCCAATTCCTTAGCAAATTTACTGACTACGATATCCATGTAGGGATTATGGGCCATGAATTTTCCAATCCCGGGGAATTCATCTTCCAAGATGTTAAATTAGCGTCACAAAACAAAGATTTGTCCTTAGATGCACGCCAAATCGTGGTTGATGTGAATTGGCGCAATATTTTCAGCGGCACAGCAATTCACCGCTTCGTCATCACACAAGGTGAGCTTTCCGCCACCATATCCCCTGAATCAACGCCACTGCCTATTTCGGCGAGTATTCTGCAATTTGAAAATAGCCAATTAACCCTTAACCAAGGTGATGAAACTATTTCCGCCACGGGCTTTACTGGGGGGATCACACCATGGAAACCAACAGTTAATCACCCGTTTGGCTATGGTGATTTTCGGTTTACCGCTAACCAGTTAAAAATTAATGAATTACCATTTAAAAATGTCGCGCTGACTGGGAAATTGCAAGAGCAAGTCACTGAAATCAGCAAAGCAAGTGCCTACCTGAATAACGGTTATATTGCGGGTGAAGGTAAAGTGTTTACTGATGGGGCAATAACCATTGACTCCTTGGCAATGAATAAGGTTGGCTGGGAAAATAATGTTGATTTCGATACATTATTTGATGCGATTAATAGTGATAGAACTATTCAAATCAAAAACCTTGAATTAACCAATGTTGATATTCAAGGAAAAGATTGGGCGCTTTCAGGGCTGAGTACACAAATCGATCAGCTAAGTTTGGTCAGAGGCAGTTGGACAAGCCCTAAAAGTAAAATTAGCTTTAACGTTGACCAGTTGGTCATGAAAGATCAGCAGCTTAGTACACTAATTGGTGACCTAAATATTGATGGAGACAAACTCAACATCAATAAATTATCAGGCTACTACAACAAAGGTGTATTTAATTTAAGTGGTGCTTGGCAACGTAATGACCAGCTTCTTACCATTAATGAAGGTAAATTAGGTGGCATTTTATATACCCTGCCAGAAACATGGCTGACCTTTTTTGCTGAGCCCGCGCCATCTTGGCTGTCTGGCTTATCCATCAAAAAATTTACTGTCTCTCAATCTTTATTAATGAATATCCAGCCAGAGTTCCCGTTCGAATTCACGGCATTAAGCGCCAATATTGAAGATGTTGACCTCATTAAGCAAAAACAGTGGGGAATTTGGAACGGTAAGGCGACATTCAACGCTGATAGCGGCACAATTAACCAAGTTTTAGTCCGCCGTCCGTTCTTAGAAGTACGTCAAAGTGGAAAATCCTCTGCAGCGGCTAGTTTAACGGTCAGTACCGATAGAGGGATCAGTAAAATTGGTGTATTGGTGAAACAAGAACCGAAAAAAGTGCCGTTTTTATTGCGGGCCTCTGGGACTAACATTGATTTAATCGATTTAAACCAATGGGGATGGTCAGGTTTCCCAGCACAAGTTATCGGGGATTTTGATGCAACACTACAGGGCGATTTTCTTGCACCTTCAGTCGCCAAAAGTTTAAATGGCGAACTGATGGCGATGCCACTTCAAGGTAAGCGCTTATATCGCACGGTAGTAAAAGGGGTTGTGACCTCTTCGGTGGAAACACAAGAAGACGTACCAAATATGGAAACAACGCCAGTGCCACAAGATGCAACACCACAAGTTCCTGCTTTAATGGCTCAATAG